A region from the Engraulis encrasicolus isolate BLACKSEA-1 chromosome 18, IST_EnEncr_1.0, whole genome shotgun sequence genome encodes:
- the tcf21 gene encoding transcription factor 21 gives MSTGSLSDVDDFQDAELLDGLLKFGSGKDSGASHDSTEESSNGEGAGAQEHTGTATSTKRRKTSNGRKSAPNGVAHEGKQVQRNAANARERARMRVLSKAFSRLKTTLPWVPADTKLSKLDTLRLASSYIAHLRQILANDKYDNGYIHPVNLTWPFMVAGKPENDLKEILNSTRLCGTPAS, from the exons ATGTCCACGGGCTCTCTCAGCGACGTTGACGACTTTCAGGATGCAGAACTTCTAGATGGCCTTCTGAAGTTTGGCTCGGGGAAGGATTCTGGCGCGTCCCACGACAGCACAGAGGAAAGTTCCAACGGCGAGGGCGCGGGCGCCCAGGAACACACCGGCACCGCCACATCTACAAAGCGAAGGAAAACCTCCAATGGAAGGAAGTCGGCGCCCAACGGCGTGGCGCACGAGGGCAAACAGGTCCAAAGGAACGCTGCCAACGCGAGGGAGAGGGCAAGAATGCGGGTGCTGAGCAAAGCTTTCTCGCGGCTCAAGACAACTTTGCCCTGGGTGCCAGCGGACACTAAGCTCTCCAAACTGGACACTTTACGTTTAGCTTCCAGCTACATAGCACATCTCCGACAAATACTGGCAAACGACAAATATGATAACGGATATATCCATCCTGTTAATTTG ACATGGCCTTTCATGGTGGCGGGGAAGCCAGAGAACGACCTGAAAGAGATCCTCAACTCCACGCGGTTATGTGGAACACCTGCATCGTGA